In Mesoplodon densirostris isolate mMesDen1 chromosome 5, mMesDen1 primary haplotype, whole genome shotgun sequence, a single window of DNA contains:
- the CHMP2B gene encoding charged multivesicular body protein 2b: MASLFKKKTVDDVIKEQNRELRGTQRAIIRDRAALEKQEKQLELEIKKMAKIGNKEACRVLAKQLVHLRKQKTRTFAVSSKVTSMSTQTKVMNSQMKMAGAMSTTAKTMQAVNKKMDPQKTLQTMQNFQKENMKMEMTEEMINDTLDDIFDGSDDEEESQDIVNQVLDEIGIEISGKMAKAPSAARSLPSASTSKATISDEEIERQLKALGVD, encoded by the exons ATGTAATAAAGGAACAGAATCGAGAGTTACGAGGTACACAGAGGGCTATAATCAGAGATCGAGCAGCtttagagaaacaagaaaaacagctG gaattagaaattaagaaaatggccaaGATTGGTAATAAAGAAGCTTGCAGAGTTTTAGCCAAACAGCTTGTACATctaaggaaacagaaaacaagaacTTTTGCTGTAAGTTCAAAAGTCACGTCTATGTCCACACAAACAAAAGTGATGAACTCCCAGATGAAAATGGCAGGAGCAATGTCTACCACAGCAAAA acAATGCAGGCAGTTAACAAGAAGATGGATCCACAAAAGACATTACAAACAATGCAGAATTTCCagaaggaaaacatgaaaatggaaatgactgAAGAAATGA TCAATGACACACTTGATGACATCTTTGATGGCTCTGATGATGAAGAAGAAAGCCAAGATATTGTGAATCAAGTTCTTGATGAAATTGGAATTGAAATCTCTGGAAAG ATGGCCAAAGCTCCATCAGCAGCCCGAAGCTTACCGTCTGCCTCTACTTCAAAGGCTACAATCTCCGATGAAGAGATTGAACGGCAACTCAAAGCTTTAGGAGTAGATTAA